The following proteins are encoded in a genomic region of Candidatus Methylospira mobilis:
- a CDS encoding valine--tRNA ligase has translation MDKTYTPHSIEQRLYRHWEQQGYFLPEGDGTPYCIMIPPPNVTGSLHMGHAFQDTLMDILTRYHRMAGNNTLWQAGTDHAGIATQMVVERQLNAEGKTRHDLGRDAFIERIWEWKQQSGGSITRQLRRMGSSLDWEHERFTMDEGLSQAVRTVFVTLYNEGLIYRGKRLVNWDPVLQTAVSDLEVVSQEEQGHLWHLRYPLTDGSGYMVVATTRPETMLGDSAVAVHPEDERYRHLIGKTVTLPLSGREIAVIGDDYVDPEFGSGCVKITPAHDFNDYAIGLRHGLAMINVLSSTAAILADTTDASIPPKYYGLDRYEARDVIIHDLDRAGLLEKIDDHKLMVPRGDRSGAVLEPLLTDQWFVDLTRDTQPDGRPGGRKAITEPALAAVRNGDIRFVPQNWENTYFQWLENIQDWCVSRQIWWGHRIPAWYDDEGRVYVGESEAAVREQYHIADEVRLRQDSDVLDTWFSSALWPFSTLGWPENSARLQQFYPTSVLVTGFDIIFFWVARMIMMGLKFMGEVPFRDIYIHGLVRDAEGQKMSKSKGNVLDPIDLIDGIALDDLVAKRTSGLMQPKMAEGIEKQTRRDFPDGIASYGTDALRFTFASLASTGRDIRFDLKRVEGYRNFCNKLWNAARYVLMNTEGQDIGLSGGACVYSPADRWIQSRLQLTVKEVRDAVAGYRFDLAAQALYEFTWDAYCDWYLELAKIALQAGDEAQQRGTRKTLVDVLETLLRLAHPIMPFITEEIWQRVAPLAGSKGESIMTQPYPEYDEARHDAAAIDEMSWVMGFILGVRRIRGEMDIAPGKLLPVLLQNANTADQARLETSRAVLLRLGRIEFIDCLGAADTAPESAISLLDDLRILIPMKGLIDREAELARLEKEIQRLEKDVPRIQGKLDDAGFTAKAPPAVIEKERKKLADIQGSLEQLRQEAEKISRL, from the coding sequence ATGGATAAAACCTATACACCTCATTCAATTGAGCAACGTCTCTACCGGCACTGGGAACAGCAAGGCTATTTTTTGCCGGAAGGCGATGGGACGCCTTATTGCATCATGATTCCGCCTCCCAATGTGACGGGCAGTCTGCATATGGGGCATGCATTTCAGGATACGTTGATGGATATCCTGACCCGCTATCACCGTATGGCCGGGAATAATACTTTATGGCAGGCCGGTACCGATCATGCCGGCATCGCGACGCAGATGGTGGTCGAGCGCCAGTTGAATGCCGAAGGAAAGACGCGGCACGATTTGGGGCGCGACGCCTTTATCGAGCGTATCTGGGAATGGAAACAGCAGTCCGGCGGCAGCATCACGCGCCAGTTGCGCCGTATGGGCAGCTCGCTGGACTGGGAGCATGAACGCTTCACGATGGATGAGGGCTTGTCGCAGGCGGTACGCACGGTTTTTGTCACTTTATATAACGAAGGCCTGATTTATCGCGGCAAGCGTCTGGTCAATTGGGATCCGGTGCTGCAGACGGCGGTTTCCGATTTGGAAGTGGTCTCGCAGGAAGAGCAGGGGCATTTATGGCATTTGCGCTATCCGTTGACCGACGGCAGCGGGTACATGGTCGTAGCCACCACACGCCCGGAAACCATGCTCGGCGACAGCGCGGTCGCCGTGCACCCGGAAGACGAACGTTACCGGCATTTGATCGGCAAAACCGTGACCTTGCCGTTGAGCGGACGTGAAATAGCGGTGATCGGCGACGATTATGTCGATCCCGAATTCGGTTCCGGCTGCGTCAAGATCACGCCCGCGCACGATTTTAACGACTATGCGATAGGCCTGCGCCATGGTTTGGCGATGATCAACGTTTTGTCGTCCACGGCTGCGATACTGGCCGACACCACCGACGCATCCATACCGCCCAAGTACTACGGCCTGGATCGATACGAAGCGCGCGATGTCATCATTCACGATCTCGATCGTGCGGGGCTGCTGGAAAAAATTGACGATCACAAACTGATGGTGCCGCGCGGCGATCGCAGCGGCGCTGTTTTGGAGCCGCTGCTGACCGATCAATGGTTCGTGGATCTGACGCGGGATACGCAACCGGACGGGCGCCCCGGCGGACGCAAGGCGATTACCGAACCGGCGCTGGCGGCCGTGCGCAACGGCGACATCCGTTTCGTGCCGCAGAACTGGGAAAATACCTATTTTCAGTGGCTGGAAAATATTCAGGACTGGTGCGTCAGCCGCCAGATCTGGTGGGGACATCGGATTCCGGCCTGGTATGACGATGAAGGGCGGGTTTATGTCGGAGAGTCCGAGGCGGCGGTGCGTGAGCAATATCACATTGCCGATGAAGTCCGGCTGCGTCAGGACAGCGACGTGCTGGACACCTGGTTTTCTTCGGCGCTGTGGCCGTTTTCCACGCTGGGCTGGCCGGAAAACAGCGCGCGTTTGCAGCAGTTTTATCCGACCAGCGTATTGGTCACCGGTTTCGATATCATTTTCTTCTGGGTCGCGCGCATGATTATGATGGGCCTGAAGTTCATGGGCGAGGTGCCGTTTCGCGATATTTACATACACGGACTGGTGCGCGACGCCGAAGGTCAGAAAATGTCGAAGTCCAAGGGCAATGTACTCGATCCCATTGATCTGATCGACGGCATTGCATTGGATGATCTGGTCGCAAAGCGCACTAGCGGGCTGATGCAGCCGAAAATGGCCGAGGGTATCGAAAAACAGACGCGCCGCGATTTTCCTGACGGCATCGCATCATACGGCACCGACGCATTGCGCTTTACCTTCGCCTCGCTGGCTTCGACCGGACGCGATATCCGTTTCGACCTGAAGCGCGTGGAAGGTTACCGCAATTTCTGCAACAAACTGTGGAATGCGGCGCGTTACGTGTTGATGAACACCGAGGGGCAGGATATCGGCTTGAGCGGAGGCGCTTGCGTTTACAGCCCGGCCGATCGCTGGATACAGAGCCGTTTGCAGCTTACCGTCAAGGAGGTGCGCGACGCGGTTGCCGGATACCGCTTCGATCTGGCCGCGCAGGCGCTGTATGAGTTTACCTGGGATGCTTATTGCGACTGGTATCTTGAGCTCGCCAAAATCGCGCTGCAGGCGGGTGACGAAGCACAGCAGCGCGGTACGCGCAAGACGCTGGTGGATGTACTCGAAACTTTGCTGCGCCTGGCGCATCCGATCATGCCTTTTATCACCGAAGAAATCTGGCAGCGCGTCGCCCCGCTGGCGGGCAGCAAAGGCGAATCCATCATGACCCAGCCTTATCCCGAGTACGATGAGGCCAGACACGATGCTGCGGCTATCGATGAAATGAGCTGGGTCATGGGCTTCATTCTGGGCGTGCGGCGCATACGCGGAGAGATGGATATTGCGCCGGGTAAGCTGCTGCCGGTATTGCTGCAAAACGCCAACACAGCCGATCAGGCGCGCCTGGAAACCAGTCGCGCAGTTTTGCTGCGCCTGGGCCGTATCGAATTTATCGATTGTCTCGGCGCTGCGGATACAGCGCCCGAGTCGGCTATTTCCCTGCTTGATGACTTGCGAATATTGATTCCGATGAAAGGTTTGATTGACAGGGAAGCCGAGCTGGCGCGCCTGGAAAAAGAGATTCAACGCCTGGAAAAAGACGTGCCGCGCATCCAGGGGAAGCTGGACGACGCCGGTTTCACTGCAAAAGCACCGCCTGCGGTTATCGAGAAGGAGCGGAAAAAGCTTGCCGACATACAGGGATCGCTGGAGCAATTGCGTCAGGAAGCGGAGAAAATCAGCCGTTTGTGA
- a CDS encoding cupin domain-containing protein has protein sequence MQKINIVNLFKNLPEAGKTEQFENLLSVSGCRIERIVSQGQASPPGFWYRQDWDEWVLLLSGSAVLTLEDQPEPTPLQVGDCLLIPSHLRHRVESTDSQQPTVWLAVHFPAPSR, from the coding sequence ATGCAGAAAATCAATATCGTCAACCTGTTCAAAAACCTGCCGGAGGCCGGCAAAACCGAGCAGTTTGAAAACCTGCTCAGCGTTTCCGGATGCAGAATCGAGCGCATCGTCTCACAAGGTCAGGCCAGTCCTCCGGGATTCTGGTATCGGCAGGATTGGGATGAATGGGTGCTTTTGCTGTCCGGAAGCGCCGTTTTGACGTTAGAGGATCAGCCGGAACCCACGCCATTGCAGGTTGGCGATTGCCTGCTGATTCCATCTCATCTGCGGCATCGGGTGGAGTCCACGGACAGCCAACAACCGACCGTCTGGCTCGCGGTCCACTTCCCTGCGCCAAGCCGCTAA
- a CDS encoding cytochrome c family protein encodes MPVNFFKKDVRRSADNVRLWAAVRAWLSIILPAAATLSSVAASAIELPEPGQLESLSDVARQSIGVIEPHESTEAQPVIVNYVGLPLDVLLTRWFGESWKAPDTEVVFFARDGYRSSITGERLQRFRAYLAFARADGAAFEIDNPAQNQKGVALGPYYLVWDNRAAPELLRQGGNGWPYQVTRIKLRKAADDQVLLPNNADARLMLGYAATREYCLTCHRIHGLGGEKYKEDLVRAACRWSDADLQAWIGNPGRIRPGTTMPPLALSVAQRNDVIVNIVHYLDAMKSADATACPR; translated from the coding sequence ATGCCTGTTAACTTCTTTAAAAAAGATGTGCGTCGTTCAGCGGACAATGTTCGGCTTTGGGCTGCTGTACGCGCTTGGTTGTCGATAATCTTGCCGGCGGCTGCGACGCTGTCTTCCGTTGCGGCATCGGCGATTGAGTTGCCGGAACCCGGACAGCTGGAAAGCTTATCCGATGTTGCACGCCAGAGTATCGGCGTGATCGAGCCGCATGAGTCGACCGAGGCACAGCCGGTGATCGTAAATTACGTCGGTTTGCCGCTTGATGTGTTGTTGACGCGCTGGTTTGGCGAGAGTTGGAAGGCGCCTGACACCGAAGTCGTGTTCTTCGCGCGCGACGGTTATCGTTCGTCGATAACGGGTGAGCGCTTGCAGCGTTTTCGCGCCTATCTGGCATTTGCGCGCGCTGACGGCGCGGCATTCGAGATTGATAATCCGGCTCAGAATCAAAAGGGCGTTGCGCTCGGGCCTTATTATCTTGTTTGGGATAATCGCGCCGCGCCAGAGTTGTTGAGGCAAGGGGGGAATGGGTGGCCGTATCAGGTTACGCGCATCAAGCTGCGCAAAGCTGCGGATGATCAGGTTTTGCTGCCGAATAACGCGGACGCCAGGCTGATGCTGGGGTATGCGGCAACCAGGGAATATTGCCTGACCTGTCACCGTATTCATGGCCTAGGCGGCGAAAAGTATAAGGAAGACCTGGTGCGTGCGGCTTGCCGTTGGAGCGATGCGGATTTGCAAGCGTGGATTGGAAATCCGGGCCGTATACGCCCCGGAACGACCATGCCTCCATTGGCTTTATCCGTAGCGCAGCGGAACGACGTTATTGTTAATATCGTTCATTATCTGGATGCGATGAAGTCGGCCGATGCTACTGCGTGTCCGCGTTAG
- a CDS encoding tetratricopeptide repeat protein, producing the protein MPAKTGSAPPQAKAWTFIGRKQAIRAFIEAKNRLTREHHHAVVFHGPEGIGKSALCERLREILREKESKTTHPAFVDFSAPLNRMADRALLQLRATFNRSGKIRFPCFDIALALYWHKVYPHADLRNLLHETVEESENTFNDKTHTPKALQDGLGFGEKWLDNLRCRPAEPWVERSIEVLRGVERLAPQQLYESLPYYFSADIAQCLGENQDKSLVIFLDAYETLLEVLPDDGGNSAYEADSWVRRLLEATPGVLFVFFSRRELHWKPGESDGCHDYPDNQYLQYLLEPLTDTDAEALLASMSIVDKSISKAAIRASEAYPLYLKLQAEYYFALRASNKTPQHEDFNHSQENLIQRLMPYRRCGERETLLALSMACAFDRTLFTEIIQVYDTGFPPAAFRDFVTTPLFRLSSDQRYRIHEPLRTQLQEELPPERRNAIRDYLFQRFDALCQAPSLKELKPEHEEAFDEAFHYCDAESIKDGRMLDWLEARLDIFEQAARYDFVQPYRLWAAKFAEKCLREDNKLKLASTLNNLAMLHDAQGQYDQAEPLFQRTLSLLNETQGPEHPNIAITLNNMAMLHESKGQHDAAEPLYQRALAIQEKSLGPDHASVAGTLDHLARLHEAQGHHEAAEPLYRRALGIKKKVLGPDHPSVATSLNQLARIYDAQDQYRSAEPLYRRALAIYEKTLGAEDPHVATNLIFLARLHHAQGEYTLAEPLYHRALGIWEKTLGPNHPNTATCLSQLAKLHFDNRQFKKAEESYLRALAINEKTLSEEHPAIAASLTSLARTYEAQGQYDQAITLLRRALTIKEKKLGPEHPDIAIDLHHLARLYHVLGQYDQAAQLYQRALAIMERVKGPEHPVIGKILTHLAMAHEAQGQHQQAAPLFQRARAIAEKATSDENTSTPEEQEGRQNDVAEYVPTTTEQSLVQPETPRSREPGASDASDPGKDKRADRKDITDRHGGTITASHSGGARKIISPKPDRIDFRDYRHEEQIRLSGNPPGENSQKAPETDNRIIQAEKAPDISTPLSLSPTASVPPASAPRSALPPPIIQHSQAVGARSMLREPPSPAEKALNATALPPEPEPDQRDEKPGGSEKAALSLQSKPNVEPDKSCSQLPAIDTRREEPQNNGVPLYQRAIDFFKKIWGTEEAEPDILKAGNPFASGHGGPRSSDRGENIWKNRNDIPNRHATPLEFVQSDSSSREKTLEPEYPEIKELLNELAKLINELGKMYETQGQHAAAAPLFQRAREIEEKARKSKSPEKSSIIEAQEKQADGSSQRMPATAGESRVTMEESPRREPAPATNTIQKAANPEKDNTGIVRHNETTQNSRPGSFSKRRPTKTAHRTNPPRRMENSETFNNPAPIDQPALVEQRKESPFPATKTRVENSDEKNMPIYQRAMAFLKNMRGTEIPNPSRGWKPLDRGHSKSGRHIQEKNAKENRNTASPPRSPHMPSPLEKALEQEHNDIAELLHRMAKIHGAQKQHGIAAPLYEHALTIKENMLGPEHPEVAELLEQLARAHDAQGRHEQAAPLYLRALAIKEKTLGADHPDIVPILENLATLQHEQGNDAEAMQLHRRALAIKEHTLGPEHPDVAQSLINIATLHDIQDQYKEAELIYRRALDIEQKTLGMEHPDVAGCMNNLARLHYAQGEYDEAAALYRRALEIEEKALGPQHPDVAQSLNNLAMLHHDKKQLDEAEPLYRRALEMLESTLGEEHPGTATSLNNLARLYHDQGRYEDAKPLYRRALTIWEKSLGPQHPNVAKSLNNLASLYYTQGEYDEAEPLYSRALAIKEKALGPQHPNVAISLNNLARLFHDKDQFSKAEPLYLRGLDIWEKTLGPNHPNIAKSLNSLARLYHDIGHFDRAKPLYYRSLAIRERTLGPAHPDVKSIKHLISMCNDRLKPRERARIAVN; encoded by the coding sequence ATGCCGGCTAAAACCGGCTCTGCACCGCCCCAGGCAAAGGCCTGGACCTTCATAGGCCGCAAGCAGGCTATTCGCGCATTCATTGAGGCGAAAAACCGGCTTACGCGCGAGCATCACCATGCCGTCGTTTTCCACGGCCCCGAGGGCATCGGTAAAAGCGCGCTATGCGAGCGCCTGCGCGAGATTCTTCGGGAAAAGGAAAGCAAAACGACTCACCCCGCTTTTGTCGATTTCTCTGCTCCCCTTAACCGCATGGCAGACCGCGCACTACTGCAATTAAGAGCGACATTCAATCGTAGCGGCAAGATCAGGTTTCCCTGTTTTGATATCGCCCTGGCGCTGTATTGGCATAAAGTCTATCCACACGCAGACCTGCGCAATCTACTGCACGAAACCGTAGAGGAAAGCGAAAATACTTTTAACGATAAAACCCATACGCCCAAAGCCCTCCAGGACGGTTTGGGTTTCGGAGAAAAGTGGCTCGACAATCTGCGCTGTAGACCAGCCGAACCCTGGGTTGAGCGCAGCATAGAAGTATTGCGCGGCGTAGAACGGCTGGCTCCCCAGCAACTTTATGAAAGCCTCCCGTATTACTTCAGCGCAGATATTGCGCAATGTTTAGGCGAGAATCAAGACAAAAGTTTAGTCATTTTTCTTGACGCCTATGAGACGCTACTGGAGGTTTTACCCGATGACGGCGGCAACAGCGCCTATGAAGCGGATAGCTGGGTACGCCGGCTGCTGGAAGCGACTCCGGGCGTATTATTCGTTTTTTTCTCCCGGCGCGAGCTCCACTGGAAACCCGGAGAATCGGACGGCTGTCACGATTATCCGGATAATCAATATCTACAATATCTATTGGAACCATTGACGGATACTGATGCCGAGGCATTGCTGGCCTCCATGTCCATTGTAGACAAAAGCATCAGCAAAGCCGCTATCCGGGCAAGCGAAGCTTACCCGCTTTATCTGAAACTGCAGGCCGAATATTATTTCGCATTACGCGCCAGCAATAAAACACCGCAACACGAAGATTTCAACCATTCGCAAGAGAATCTGATCCAGCGACTGATGCCTTACCGCAGGTGCGGCGAAAGAGAAACGCTGCTGGCGCTGTCTATGGCGTGCGCCTTCGACCGGACGCTGTTTACCGAGATTATCCAGGTCTACGATACCGGCTTTCCACCGGCAGCTTTCCGCGACTTTGTGACAACTCCGCTCTTTCGACTATCCTCCGATCAACGCTACCGCATACACGAACCGTTACGAACGCAACTACAGGAAGAACTGCCTCCAGAGCGGCGCAACGCCATCCGTGACTATTTGTTTCAGCGTTTCGACGCGCTTTGCCAAGCACCGAGCCTAAAAGAGCTGAAACCTGAGCACGAAGAGGCTTTCGACGAAGCCTTCCATTACTGCGATGCCGAGTCCATTAAGGACGGACGAATGCTGGACTGGCTGGAAGCCCGCCTGGATATTTTTGAACAGGCCGCTCGCTACGACTTCGTCCAGCCATACCGGCTTTGGGCGGCAAAATTTGCCGAAAAATGCCTGCGCGAAGACAACAAATTAAAACTGGCGTCCACGCTGAACAATCTGGCCATGCTCCATGATGCGCAAGGCCAATACGATCAAGCCGAACCACTGTTTCAGCGCACGCTGTCCTTATTGAACGAAACCCAAGGGCCTGAACATCCCAATATAGCCATTACACTGAACAATATGGCCATGCTCCATGAGTCGAAGGGTCAGCATGATGCCGCGGAACCCCTCTACCAGCGTGCATTGGCAATCCAGGAAAAGTCGCTGGGACCGGACCATGCGAGCGTGGCCGGCACGCTGGACCATCTGGCCAGATTACATGAGGCGCAAGGACATCACGAGGCTGCGGAACCGCTCTATCGCCGCGCACTGGGCATCAAAAAGAAAGTACTGGGGCCGGACCACCCTAGCGTGGCCACAAGCCTCAATCAATTGGCCAGAATCTACGATGCGCAAGATCAGTACCGTTCAGCGGAACCGCTTTATCGCCGCGCATTGGCTATCTATGAAAAAACGCTCGGGGCGGAAGATCCGCACGTCGCGACAAACCTGATTTTTTTAGCTCGGCTGCATCATGCTCAAGGTGAATACACATTGGCGGAGCCGCTCTACCACCGCGCGTTGGGCATATGGGAAAAAACCCTGGGGCCGAATCACCCCAATACCGCCACCTGCCTGTCTCAACTGGCCAAGCTTCATTTCGACAACAGGCAGTTCAAGAAAGCGGAAGAAAGCTATCTCCGCGCCCTGGCAATCAATGAAAAAACCCTAAGCGAGGAACATCCTGCCATCGCGGCCAGCTTGACCAGTCTGGCCAGAACTTATGAAGCGCAAGGTCAATATGATCAAGCGATTACACTCCTTCGCCGCGCGCTGACGATCAAGGAAAAAAAACTGGGGCCGGAACACCCTGATATTGCCATAGACTTGCACCACTTGGCCAGACTATATCATGTGTTGGGGCAATACGATCAGGCTGCGCAGCTTTATCAGCGCGCCCTGGCGATAATGGAAAGAGTAAAGGGACCGGAGCATCCCGTAATCGGAAAAATTTTGACCCATCTGGCGATGGCCCATGAAGCCCAGGGTCAACACCAGCAGGCCGCCCCGCTTTTTCAACGCGCGCGCGCCATAGCGGAAAAAGCAACATCGGACGAAAATACATCGACACCTGAAGAGCAGGAAGGCCGGCAGAACGATGTCGCTGAATACGTGCCGACCACTACCGAGCAGAGCCTCGTTCAACCTGAGACACCCCGGAGCCGGGAACCCGGCGCTTCCGATGCATCTGATCCCGGCAAAGATAAGCGGGCAGATCGCAAAGACATTACCGACAGGCACGGTGGAACGATAACGGCGTCTCACTCCGGCGGCGCCCGCAAGATCATCTCACCGAAACCCGACCGGATTGACTTTAGAGATTATCGTCACGAGGAGCAAATTCGTTTGAGCGGGAATCCGCCGGGTGAAAACAGCCAAAAGGCTCCAGAGACGGATAACAGGATAATACAGGCTGAAAAAGCGCCGGACATATCAACCCCTTTATCTTTATCGCCAACGGCGAGCGTCCCCCCTGCTTCCGCTCCTCGCAGCGCCCTGCCGCCACCCATAATACAACACAGCCAAGCTGTGGGGGCGCGAAGCATGTTGCGCGAACCACCGAGCCCTGCAGAAAAGGCGCTGAATGCAACGGCATTGCCGCCTGAACCGGAGCCCGACCAACGCGATGAGAAACCGGGCGGTTCCGAAAAAGCGGCTTTGTCCCTCCAATCCAAGCCAAATGTAGAACCGGATAAATCTTGCTCCCAGCTTCCGGCTATAGATACGCGCAGGGAGGAGCCCCAAAATAACGGCGTGCCGCTTTATCAACGCGCCATTGATTTTTTTAAAAAAATATGGGGAACAGAAGAGGCGGAGCCGGATATCCTCAAGGCCGGAAACCCATTCGCTTCGGGTCACGGCGGCCCCCGTTCAAGCGATCGGGGGGAAAACATATGGAAAAACAGGAATGACATTCCAAATCGGCATGCTACACCCCTTGAGTTTGTCCAGAGCGATTCAAGCTCTCGGGAAAAAACGTTGGAACCTGAATACCCTGAGATCAAGGAACTGCTGAATGAGCTGGCAAAACTGATAAACGAACTGGGAAAAATGTACGAAACGCAAGGGCAACATGCTGCGGCAGCCCCGCTTTTTCAACGCGCGCGCGAGATAGAGGAAAAGGCGAGGAAATCGAAATCGCCCGAGAAATCGTCCATCATCGAAGCGCAAGAAAAGCAGGCTGACGGCTCGTCTCAACGCATGCCGGCTACGGCCGGCGAAAGTCGCGTCACCATGGAGGAAAGCCCGCGCAGGGAACCCGCTCCCGCCACGAATACAATTCAAAAAGCTGCCAACCCGGAAAAAGACAACACAGGTATCGTCAGACACAACGAAACCACACAGAACTCCCGCCCGGGCTCGTTCAGCAAGCGACGCCCAACCAAAACGGCGCATCGGACAAATCCACCCCGGCGCATGGAAAACTCCGAAACGTTCAATAATCCCGCACCGATTGACCAACCGGCGCTAGTTGAACAACGGAAAGAAAGTCCATTTCCGGCCACGAAAACCCGCGTGGAAAACTCTGACGAAAAAAACATGCCGATTTATCAGCGCGCGATGGCATTTTTAAAAAATATGAGAGGGACTGAAATACCTAATCCATCCAGAGGCTGGAAACCATTGGATCGAGGCCATAGCAAGTCCGGCCGGCACATTCAGGAGAAAAACGCGAAGGAAAACAGGAATACAGCCTCTCCGCCTCGTTCACCGCACATGCCTAGCCCGCTGGAAAAAGCATTGGAGCAGGAGCATAACGATATTGCCGAATTACTGCACCGCATGGCAAAAATACATGGCGCACAGAAGCAACACGGCATTGCCGCCCCGTTATATGAGCATGCTTTGACAATCAAGGAAAATATGCTTGGACCGGAACACCCGGAGGTAGCTGAACTGCTGGAGCAACTGGCGCGCGCACATGACGCTCAAGGGCGGCATGAGCAGGCTGCGCCGCTTTACCTCCGCGCATTAGCCATCAAGGAAAAAACACTGGGGGCGGACCATCCCGATATTGTGCCGATACTGGAAAACCTTGCCACGCTGCAGCATGAACAAGGCAACGACGCTGAAGCAATGCAGCTGCATCGCCGTGCGCTAGCCATCAAGGAGCATACACTGGGACCGGAACACCCCGACGTAGCGCAAAGCCTGATCAATATCGCCACGCTTCACGACATCCAGGATCAGTATAAGGAAGCCGAGCTCATCTACCGGCGAGCACTTGACATAGAACAAAAAACGCTGGGAATGGAGCACCCTGATGTAGCCGGATGCATGAATAATCTGGCGCGCCTGCACTATGCTCAAGGCGAATACGACGAAGCTGCCGCACTATACCGGCGCGCCCTGGAAATTGAGGAAAAAGCCTTAGGACCGCAGCATCCCGATGTCGCTCAAAGCCTGAACAATCTGGCCATGCTGCATCACGACAAAAAACAGCTGGACGAAGCGGAGCCGCTTTACCGCCGCGCGCTTGAAATGCTTGAAAGCACATTGGGCGAGGAACACCCTGGGACCGCCACCAGCCTGAATAATCTGGCAAGGCTCTATCACGACCAAGGCCGGTATGAAGACGCCAAACCGCTCTATCGGCGCGCTTTGACTATCTGGGAAAAATCCCTGGGACCACAGCACCCGAATGTCGCGAAAAGTCTGAACAACCTGGCTTCGCTGTATTACACTCAAGGGGAATACGATGAGGCCGAACCGCTATACAGCCGTGCGCTGGCGATCAAGGAAAAAGCGCTGGGACCGCAGCACCCGAATGTCGCAATCAGCCTGAATAACCTGGCAAGGCTTTTTCACGATAAGGATCAATTCTCCAAGGCGGAACCCCTCTATCTCCGCGGACTGGATATATGGGAAAAGACTTTGGGACCCAATCACCCCAATATCGCCAAAAGCCTGAACAGCCTGGCAAGGCTTTATCACGATATAGGCCATTTCGACCGAGCCAAACCGCTCTATTACCGCTCACTGGCGATACGGGAAAGGACACTGGGGCCTGCGCACCCGGATGTTAAATCGATCAAGCATTTGATATCAATGTGCAACGACCGGCTCAAACCCAG
- a CDS encoding bacteriohemerythrin, which yields MSLITWSDNFSVGVEEIDTQHKKLVQLINDMHVMVGSVGRMAVNGAAHTGASPDNHMLSIDHNEMVMAEILERVIDYTDFHFSTEERLMAEYEFPGSTGHVHEHQRLLAIALELQDKLNDGQARITLETMDFLKKWLSHHILETDKLLGKYLNSQGKY from the coding sequence GTGTCTTTAATTACCTGGAGCGATAATTTTTCAGTGGGCGTCGAGGAAATCGACACTCAGCATAAAAAACTGGTGCAATTGATCAATGACATGCATGTCATGGTCGGGAGTGTCGGGCGTATGGCGGTCAATGGGGCCGCGCATACAGGCGCGAGTCCCGATAACCACATGCTCTCTATCGACCACAATGAAATGGTGATGGCCGAGATACTTGAGCGGGTAATCGATTACACCGATTTTCATTTCAGCACCGAAGAACGTTTGATGGCGGAATATGAATTCCCGGGCTCTACCGGACACGTTCATGAACATCAGCGTCTGCTCGCTATAGCGCTTGAGTTACAGGACAAGCTTAATGACGGACAAGCCCGCATCACGCTGGAAACAATGGATTTCCTGAAGAAGTGGCTATCTCACCACATACTCGAAACTGATAAACTGTTAGGCAAATATCTGAACTCGCAGGGAAAATATTGA